From Candidatus Binatia bacterium, a single genomic window includes:
- the ychF gene encoding redox-regulated ATPase YchF: MGIAGFPGSGKTTIFNALTGLHADVGLGTASAAAKPNLGAIKVPDPRVDALAEIFSPKKVTYAEMTFVDFPDPPTAAGRLDERVLTQMREVDALAHVVRAFDDPAQPAPDPRRDLESFKTELVVADLAIVERRLERLKREKGKERERELLEKIKAALESEQEIRHLGLSREEEASLAGFAFLTLKPRLTVLNVNEDAVAQPPPEDVRDFAEREKLGLLVISGKVEMELADLEPADRRSFEKEMGLEESARDRFIQASYNLLNLMSFLTAGEDEVRAWTIRRGDVAQVAAGKIHSDIARGFIRAEVIPFEDFMKYRSEARCREAGKLRLEGKDYVVADGDIIHFRFNV; this comes from the coding sequence ATGGGCATCGCCGGGTTTCCCGGCTCCGGCAAGACGACGATCTTCAACGCGCTGACCGGTCTGCACGCGGACGTCGGCCTCGGCACCGCGTCGGCGGCGGCGAAGCCGAACCTCGGCGCGATCAAGGTCCCCGACCCGCGCGTCGACGCGCTCGCCGAGATCTTCTCGCCGAAGAAGGTGACCTACGCCGAGATGACGTTCGTCGACTTCCCGGATCCGCCGACGGCGGCCGGTCGTCTCGACGAGCGCGTCCTCACGCAGATGCGCGAGGTCGACGCGCTCGCGCACGTCGTGCGCGCGTTCGACGATCCGGCGCAGCCGGCGCCCGATCCGCGGCGCGACCTCGAGAGCTTCAAGACGGAGCTCGTGGTCGCGGACCTCGCGATCGTCGAGCGCCGCCTCGAGCGCCTCAAGCGCGAGAAGGGCAAGGAGCGCGAGCGCGAGCTGCTCGAGAAGATCAAGGCCGCGCTGGAGTCCGAGCAGGAGATCCGCCACCTCGGCCTGTCGCGCGAGGAGGAGGCGAGCCTCGCGGGCTTCGCGTTCCTCACGCTGAAGCCGCGTCTCACCGTGCTCAACGTGAACGAGGACGCCGTCGCCCAGCCCCCGCCCGAGGACGTGCGCGACTTCGCCGAGCGCGAGAAGCTCGGGCTGCTCGTGATCTCCGGCAAGGTCGAGATGGAGCTCGCCGACCTCGAGCCCGCCGACCGGCGCAGCTTCGAGAAGGAGATGGGTCTCGAAGAATCGGCGCGCGACCGCTTCATCCAGGCTTCCTACAACCTGCTCAACCTGATGAGCTTCCTCACCGCGGGCGAGGACGAGGTGCGCGCCTGGACGATCCGTCGCGGCGACGTCGCGCAGGTCGCGGCGGGCAAGATCCACAGCGACATCGCGCGTGGCTTCATCCGCGCCGAGGTGATTCCCTTCGAGGACTTCATGAAGTACCGCAGCGAGGCGCGCTGCCGGGAGGCCGGCAAGCTGCGGCTCGAGGGCAAGGACTACGTCGTCGCCGACGGCGACATCATCCACTTCCGCTTCAACGTGTGA
- a CDS encoding NUDIX hydrolase, with product MSRAVVLSRKQIHQGRILDIGVERVRLPGGTETDLEVIRHPGAAAVVPLTNDGEILLLRQFRHAVGGMLWEIPAGTLAPGESPRDCAARELIEEAGVAAGELIDLGEVVPAPGYTTERIHLFLARSLTPATQKLDADEVISEIRPLPVATVVRMIADDEIIDAKSVVAICRAHVRGLLETKKA from the coding sequence ATGTCGCGCGCCGTCGTGCTCTCGCGCAAGCAGATCCATCAGGGTCGCATCCTCGACATCGGCGTCGAGCGCGTGCGGCTGCCCGGCGGCACGGAGACGGATCTCGAGGTCATCCGACACCCGGGTGCGGCGGCGGTCGTGCCGCTGACGAACGACGGCGAGATCCTGCTGCTGCGCCAGTTCCGTCACGCGGTGGGCGGCATGCTGTGGGAGATCCCGGCGGGCACGCTGGCGCCCGGCGAATCGCCGCGCGACTGCGCGGCGCGCGAGCTCATCGAGGAAGCGGGCGTCGCGGCGGGCGAGCTGATCGATCTCGGCGAGGTGGTGCCGGCGCCCGGCTACACGACCGAGCGCATCCACCTCTTCCTCGCGCGTAGCTTGACGCCCGCGACGCAGAAGCTCGACGCCGACGAGGTGATCTCCGAGATCCGCCCGCTGCCGGTGGCGACGGTCGTGCGCATGATCGCCGACGACGAGATCATCGACGCGAAGTCGGTGGTTGCGATCTGCCGCGCGCACGTGCGCGGCTTGCTCGAGACGAAGAAGGCGTAG
- a CDS encoding 50S ribosomal protein L25, whose translation METLTIEVEPRERTGKSAARRTRAKGRIPAVFYGPKTKCVTLTLDARDFSRRIANLEGTHLIELRSSAAELDKKMCLLREVQHHPVTGAPVHADFYEVALDVKIEVRVPLHYEGKAAGVTLGGILQPIVRELPVSCLPTAIPDFIAVDVSPLGIHDALHVRDLTLPEGVEALLDPAETLVSVLPPTVEAKPEGEEGAAAAEGAAAAAPAAESADAKKAEAKK comes from the coding sequence ATGGAAACGCTGACGATCGAAGTCGAGCCGCGTGAGCGCACCGGCAAGTCCGCCGCTCGACGCACGCGCGCCAAGGGCCGCATCCCCGCGGTGTTCTACGGCCCCAAGACGAAGTGCGTGACGCTGACGCTCGACGCGCGCGACTTCAGCCGGCGGATCGCGAATCTCGAGGGCACCCACCTCATCGAGCTGCGCTCGAGCGCGGCGGAGCTCGACAAGAAGATGTGCCTGCTGCGCGAGGTGCAGCATCACCCCGTCACGGGCGCGCCCGTGCACGCGGACTTCTACGAGGTCGCGCTCGACGTGAAGATCGAGGTGCGCGTGCCGCTGCACTACGAGGGCAAGGCGGCGGGCGTCACGCTCGGCGGCATCCTGCAGCCGATCGTCCGCGAGCTGCCGGTGAGCTGCCTGCCGACGGCGATCCCGGACTTCATCGCGGTCGACGTCTCCCCGCTCGGCATCCACGACGCGCTGCACGTCCGCGACTTGACGCTGCCGGAAGGCGTCGAGGCGCTGCTCGATCCGGCGGAGACGCTGGTCAGCGTGCTGCCGCCGACCGTCGAGGCGAAGCCGGAAGGCGAGGAGGGCGCGGCGGCCGCGGAAGGCGCTGCGGCTGCGGCGCCAGCCGCCGAGTCGGCCGACGCGAAGAAGGCCGAGGCGAAGAAGTAG
- the rplI gene encoding 50S ribosomal protein L9 — protein MAMEVILREDVPNLGAMGDVVKVKPGYARNYLLPRGMAVEASRRNLAQLEHEKRLIEIKRERERQAARAEADRLEGLVLEIKARAGEEDRLYGSVTNLDIERHLAQRGIKVDRRRIDLDDPIKRLGTYRIVIGIAHDVKATITLKVLPDESGE, from the coding sequence ATGGCGATGGAAGTGATCCTGCGAGAGGACGTGCCGAACCTGGGCGCGATGGGCGACGTCGTGAAGGTGAAGCCCGGCTACGCGCGCAACTACCTGCTGCCGCGCGGCATGGCGGTCGAGGCCAGCCGGCGTAACCTCGCGCAGCTCGAGCACGAGAAGCGGCTCATCGAGATCAAGCGCGAGCGCGAGCGTCAGGCGGCGCGTGCGGAAGCGGATCGTCTCGAGGGCCTGGTGCTCGAGATCAAGGCTCGTGCGGGCGAGGAGGATCGGCTCTACGGCTCGGTCACCAACCTCGACATCGAGCGTCACCTCGCGCAGCGCGGCATCAAGGTCGACCGCCGCCGCATCGACCTCGACGACCCGATCAAGCGTCTCGGCACGTACCGCATCGTGATCGGCATCGCGCACGACGTGAAGGCGACGATCACGCTCAAGGTGCTGCCGGACGAGTCCGGCGAGTAA
- the rpmI gene encoding 50S ribosomal protein L35 produces MPKLRTNRSAAKRFKATGSGKVKRAHAFARHQMSVKTRKRKRKLRHSALVAKVDVPSVKRLLPYL; encoded by the coding sequence ATGCCCAAGCTCAGGACCAACCGCTCGGCTGCCAAGCGCTTCAAGGCGACCGGCAGCGGCAAGGTGAAGCGCGCGCACGCGTTCGCCCGCCACCAGATGTCCGTCAAGACGCGCAAGCGCAAGCGCAAGCTGCGCCACTCGGCCCTGGTCGCCAAGGTCGACGTGCCCAGCGTCAAGCGCTTGCTGCCGTACCTCTGA
- a CDS encoding pyridoxamine 5'-phosphate oxidase family protein, which yields MALKRAQIRLTPEERQEFLAKGRTIYLASHGEDGYPHLIAMWYAIEDDGSIVMTTYRKSQKVKNLQRDPRCALLLEEGDTYDKLKGVFLRGRIEIIDDEERTLATLGKIGARMAGSTPPLREQMEAMRPQARKRVTLVFRADKTRSWDHAKLGGAY from the coding sequence ATGGCGCTGAAGCGTGCACAGATTCGACTCACCCCGGAGGAGCGGCAGGAGTTCCTCGCCAAGGGACGCACGATCTACCTCGCGTCGCACGGCGAGGACGGATACCCGCACCTGATCGCCATGTGGTACGCGATCGAGGACGACGGCTCGATCGTCATGACGACCTACCGCAAGTCGCAGAAGGTGAAGAATCTGCAGCGCGATCCGCGCTGCGCGCTGCTCCTCGAGGAGGGCGACACCTACGACAAGCTGAAGGGCGTCTTCCTGCGCGGCCGCATCGAGATCATCGACGACGAGGAGCGCACGCTCGCCACGCTCGGCAAGATCGGCGCCCGCATGGCGGGGTCGACGCCTCCGCTCCGCGAGCAGATGGAGGCGATGCGCCCGCAGGCGCGCAAGCGGGTCACGCTGGTGTTCCGCGCCGACAAGACGCGGAGCTGGGACCATGCGAAGCTGGGCGGCGCGTACTGA
- a CDS encoding ATP-binding cassette domain-containing protein codes for MDPVRALEPHVALRDVEMAFDDRVVFDGLSCAFARGRISVILGGSGSGKSTLLRLIGGLVRPHAGRIEVAGRDITSLSERELCDVRSRLGMLFQGGALLDSLTVYDNLALPLRENTEASPAEIDARVRQRLAAVGLAGCENLLPGQLSGGMLRRAALARAMISEPEILLCDEPFSGLDPLSLKRIESLLAGINHRFGTTLLVVSHHIPSTMRLADQVLLLLPGRVVQGTPQELRASDDPEVAGFFNEDLDESDEPGSNGWWDTIERGGAPS; via the coding sequence ATGGATCCGGTTCGCGCGCTCGAGCCACACGTCGCCCTGCGCGACGTCGAGATGGCTTTCGACGACCGCGTCGTCTTCGACGGCCTGTCGTGCGCGTTTGCTCGCGGCCGCATCTCGGTCATACTCGGCGGGAGTGGATCCGGTAAGAGCACGCTGCTCCGGCTCATCGGCGGACTCGTCCGGCCGCACGCCGGCCGCATCGAGGTCGCCGGCCGAGACATCACGAGCCTCTCGGAGCGCGAGCTGTGCGACGTCCGCTCACGTCTCGGCATGCTCTTTCAGGGCGGAGCGCTTCTGGACTCGCTGACGGTCTACGACAACCTCGCCCTGCCGCTGCGCGAGAACACCGAAGCCTCGCCCGCGGAGATCGACGCGCGGGTCCGCCAGCGGCTCGCCGCGGTCGGGCTCGCCGGCTGCGAGAACCTCCTCCCCGGCCAGCTCTCGGGCGGCATGCTGCGTCGTGCGGCGCTCGCGCGCGCCATGATCTCCGAGCCCGAGATCCTGCTCTGCGACGAGCCGTTCTCCGGCCTCGATCCGCTGTCGCTGAAGCGTATCGAGTCGCTGCTCGCCGGGATCAACCACCGCTTCGGCACGACGCTGCTCGTGGTCTCGCACCACATCCCGTCGACCATGCGGCTCGCCGATCAGGTGCTGCTTCTGCTGCCCGGCCGCGTCGTGCAGGGGACGCCGCAGGAGCTGCGGGCGAGCGACGATCCGGAGGTCGCGGGCTTCTTCAACGAGGACCTCGACGAGTCGGACGAGCCGGGCTCGAACGGCTGGTGGGACACCATCGAACGCGGCGGCGCTCCGTCCTGA
- a CDS encoding MlaE family lipid ABC transporter permease subunit has protein sequence MAKFAGAIVRATVLPPYRFRRYLEELYNLGVLSLIIVCISGLAVGMVLGLQGYNTLVRFGAESSLGAVVGLSLIRELGPVLSALLVTGRAGSATAAEIASMVTTEQLDGLRMMSIDPVSFVVSPKAVAMVAVMPMLNALFILFGIAGAYLIGVTLMGLDAGVFTSSLTSNVRFGEDVMGSLVKALVFGALAGLIATFRGYFSTPTAAGVSAATTSTVVITSVAILIGDYFLTALWGIEL, from the coding sequence ATGGCGAAGTTCGCCGGCGCGATCGTGCGCGCGACCGTCCTGCCGCCCTATCGCTTCCGACGCTACCTCGAAGAGCTCTACAACCTCGGCGTCCTGTCGCTGATCATCGTCTGCATCTCCGGCCTGGCGGTCGGCATGGTGCTCGGGCTGCAGGGCTACAACACGCTCGTGCGCTTCGGCGCCGAGAGCTCGCTCGGGGCCGTGGTCGGGCTGTCGCTGATCCGCGAGCTCGGTCCGGTGCTGAGCGCGCTGCTGGTCACCGGGCGCGCCGGCTCGGCGACCGCGGCCGAGATCGCCTCGATGGTCACCACCGAGCAGCTCGACGGCCTGCGCATGATGTCGATCGATCCGGTGAGCTTCGTCGTGTCGCCGAAGGCGGTCGCGATGGTCGCCGTCATGCCGATGCTGAACGCGCTGTTCATCCTGTTCGGAATCGCCGGCGCGTACCTGATCGGCGTCACCCTGATGGGTCTCGACGCCGGTGTGTTCACGTCCAGCTTGACGTCCAACGTCCGCTTCGGTGAGGACGTCATGGGCAGCTTGGTGAAGGCGCTGGTGTTCGGCGCCCTCGCCGGCTTGATCGCGACCTTCCGCGGCTACTTCTCCACACCGACCGCCGCCGGCGTCAGCGCGGCCACCACGTCGACCGTGGTGATCACCTCGGTCGCGATCCTGATCGGCGACTACTTTCTCACCGCACTCTGGGGGATCGAGCTTTGA
- the rpsR gene encoding 30S ribosomal protein S18: METKTSDAAKKPARSRSDDKGLFRRRGGRRKVCRFCAEKTLPLDYKEVRVLQNFITERGKIIPSRITGNCAKHQRRLTAAIKQARATALLPFTLVRD; the protein is encoded by the coding sequence ATGGAGACGAAGACCAGCGACGCAGCCAAGAAGCCGGCACGTTCGCGCTCGGACGACAAGGGCCTGTTCCGCCGCCGCGGCGGACGCCGCAAGGTCTGCCGCTTCTGCGCCGAGAAGACGCTGCCGCTCGACTACAAGGAGGTTCGCGTCCTGCAGAACTTCATCACCGAGCGCGGCAAGATCATCCCGAGCCGGATCACCGGCAACTGCGCGAAGCACCAGCGTCGTCTGACGGCCGCGATCAAGCAGGCGCGCGCGACCGCGCTGCTGCCTTTCACGCTGGTTCGCGACTGA
- the thrS gene encoding threonine--tRNA ligase, which yields MSEISIRIPGHEPVRAEVGETAGAVLKRAGALGDAIAASFDGRPIDLSRPLEHDGELAPISPASPEGLDVIRHSTAHLLAQAVKRLFPDAQVTIGPVIEDGFYYDFAYERGFTPEDLERIEAEMRKVVKENLPVRRSVVPRDEAVKHFRSIGENFKAEIIESIPPDEPIGLYTQGEFTDLCRGPHVTSTGKLGAFKLTHVAGAYWRGDERNPMLQRIYGTAFADKAALEEHLALLEEAKKRDHRRLGPALDLFSLHPVAPGIPFFHAKGTVIYNTLVAYVRDLYRRYGYTEVITPLLYKTDLFKTSGHYDSYRDDMFLVQADDEEYGIKPMNCPGHVYLFGQGKKSYRDLPIRMADFSRLHRFERSGVLNGLTRVRGFTQDDAHIFCTPEQVEEEFASFLAMTREVYDAFGFTDVAVAVETRPEKFLGAVELWDEAERTLKEGLTRAGFEYTISPGDGAFYGPKIAFNFRDALKRTWTLSTIQIDCAMPDRFGITYVRPDGTEGRPAMLHRAILGSIERFIAILLEHTAGALPLWLAPVQVRVLSVTDRVAEYAHRIGSRLEAAGVRVEVDDRNEKLGFKIRAAEVAKVPVIAVVGDRDAAAGVVSPRWRGGPPNLPAQPVDVFVAEVVSRARVPALTTSAPSETAQAQGA from the coding sequence ATGTCGGAGATCTCCATACGCATCCCGGGCCACGAGCCCGTTCGCGCCGAGGTCGGGGAGACCGCTGGCGCGGTTCTGAAGCGCGCAGGCGCTCTCGGGGATGCGATCGCGGCCAGCTTCGATGGCCGCCCGATCGACCTGTCACGGCCGCTCGAGCACGACGGCGAGCTCGCTCCGATCTCGCCCGCGAGCCCCGAGGGGCTCGACGTCATCCGCCACTCGACCGCGCACCTGCTCGCGCAGGCGGTGAAGCGCCTCTTCCCGGATGCGCAGGTGACCATTGGTCCGGTGATCGAGGACGGCTTCTACTACGACTTCGCCTACGAGCGTGGCTTCACGCCGGAGGACCTCGAGCGCATCGAGGCCGAGATGCGCAAGGTCGTGAAGGAGAACCTCCCGGTCCGGCGCTCCGTCGTGCCGCGCGACGAGGCGGTCAAGCACTTCCGCTCGATCGGCGAGAACTTCAAGGCCGAGATCATCGAGAGCATCCCGCCCGACGAGCCGATCGGGCTCTACACGCAGGGCGAGTTCACCGACCTCTGCCGCGGTCCGCACGTCACCTCGACCGGCAAGCTCGGCGCCTTCAAGCTCACGCACGTCGCCGGCGCCTACTGGCGCGGCGACGAGCGCAACCCGATGCTGCAGAGGATCTACGGCACGGCGTTCGCCGACAAGGCCGCGCTCGAGGAGCACCTCGCGCTGCTCGAGGAAGCGAAGAAGCGCGACCACCGCCGGCTCGGCCCCGCGCTCGACCTGTTCTCGCTGCACCCGGTCGCGCCCGGCATCCCGTTCTTCCACGCCAAGGGAACGGTGATCTACAACACGCTGGTCGCGTACGTCCGCGATCTCTACCGGCGCTACGGCTACACCGAGGTCATCACGCCGCTGCTGTACAAGACCGACCTCTTCAAGACGTCGGGTCACTACGACAGCTACCGCGACGACATGTTCCTCGTGCAGGCCGACGACGAGGAGTACGGCATCAAGCCGATGAACTGCCCGGGCCACGTCTACCTGTTCGGGCAGGGCAAGAAGTCGTACCGCGACCTGCCGATCCGCATGGCGGACTTCTCGCGGCTGCACCGCTTCGAGCGCTCGGGCGTGCTGAACGGTCTCACCCGCGTGCGCGGCTTCACGCAGGACGACGCGCACATCTTCTGCACGCCGGAGCAGGTCGAGGAGGAGTTCGCGTCGTTCCTCGCGATGACCCGCGAGGTCTACGACGCGTTCGGCTTCACCGACGTCGCGGTCGCGGTCGAGACGCGGCCGGAGAAGTTCCTCGGCGCCGTCGAGCTCTGGGACGAGGCCGAGCGCACGCTCAAGGAAGGCCTCACGCGCGCGGGCTTCGAGTACACGATCAGCCCGGGCGACGGCGCCTTCTACGGCCCCAAGATCGCGTTCAACTTCCGGGATGCGCTGAAGCGTACCTGGACGCTGTCGACCATCCAGATCGACTGCGCGATGCCGGACCGCTTCGGCATCACCTACGTCCGCCCGGACGGCACCGAGGGCCGCCCGGCGATGCTGCACCGCGCGATCCTGGGCTCGATCGAGCGCTTCATCGCGATCCTGCTCGAGCACACCGCGGGCGCGCTTCCGCTCTGGCTGGCACCCGTGCAGGTGCGGGTGTTAAGCGTGACGGACCGCGTCGCGGAGTATGCCCACCGGATCGGAAGCCGGCTCGAGGCGGCCGGCGTGCGCGTGGAGGTCGACGACAGGAACGAGAAGCTCGGGTTCAAGATCCGCGCGGCGGAGGTCGCGAAGGTGCCGGTCATCGCGGTGGTCGGCGACCGGGACGCCGCGGCAGGCGTGGTGTCGCCGCGCTGGCGCGGCGGGCCGCCGAACCTGCCGGCGCAGCCGGTCGACGTCTTCGTCGCCGAGGTCGTGAGTCGCGCCCGCGTGCCGGCCCTGACGACGAGCGCCCCGAGCGAGACCGCGCAAGCACAGGGCGCGTGA
- a CDS encoding ribose-phosphate pyrophosphokinase: protein MMDGHLRGDNAKDAIKVFSGSSNPSLARDICAYLGVPLALAETRRFSDGEINVDIQENVRGGDVFVIQSTSTPGNDHLMELLLMLDALKRASAGRITAVIPYYGYARQDRKVAPRTPISAKLVADLLETAGASRVLTMDLHAGQIQGFFNIPVDNLYATPVLLRHLRERIGREPCTVISPDAGGVERARAFAKRLDGALAVIDKRRSGPNEVAEMHIIGEVRSRLAILVDDMVDTAGTLCNAAKAALEAGASEVIAACTHAVLSGPAIDRIEKSQMTEIIVTDSIALNERARACSKVKVLSVAQLIGEAIRRTHNEESISSLFI, encoded by the coding sequence ATGATGGACGGACACCTGCGGGGTGACAACGCGAAAGACGCGATCAAGGTCTTCTCCGGAAGCTCGAATCCGTCCTTGGCGAGAGACATCTGTGCTTACCTGGGCGTGCCGCTGGCGCTCGCCGAGACCCGTCGCTTCAGCGACGGCGAGATCAACGTCGACATCCAGGAGAACGTTCGCGGCGGCGACGTCTTCGTGATCCAGTCGACGTCGACGCCGGGCAACGATCACCTGATGGAGCTGCTCCTGATGCTGGATGCGCTCAAGCGCGCGTCCGCCGGGCGCATCACCGCGGTGATCCCGTATTACGGCTACGCGCGCCAGGATCGGAAGGTCGCGCCGCGCACGCCGATCAGCGCGAAGCTCGTCGCAGACCTGCTCGAGACCGCTGGCGCGTCGCGCGTCCTCACCATGGATCTGCACGCCGGGCAGATCCAGGGCTTCTTCAACATCCCGGTCGACAACCTCTACGCGACGCCGGTGCTGCTGCGTCACCTGCGCGAGCGGATCGGCCGCGAGCCGTGCACCGTGATCTCGCCGGATGCCGGCGGCGTCGAGCGTGCGCGCGCGTTCGCGAAGCGCCTCGACGGCGCGCTCGCCGTCATCGACAAGCGGCGCTCGGGTCCGAACGAGGTCGCCGAGATGCACATCATCGGTGAGGTGCGCTCGCGTCTCGCGATCCTGGTCGACGACATGGTCGACACCGCCGGCACGCTCTGCAACGCGGCGAAGGCCGCGCTCGAGGCCGGTGCGAGCGAGGTCATCGCGGCCTGCACGCACGCCGTCCTGTCGGGCCCGGCGATCGATCGCATCGAGAAGTCCCAGATGACGGAGATCATCGTCACCGACTCGATCGCGCTCAACGAGCGCGCTCGCGCCTGCTCGAAGGTGAAGGTGCTGTCCGTCGCGCAGCTCATCGGCGAGGCCATTCGCCGGACGCACAACGAAGAGTCGATCAGCTCGCTGTTCATCTGA
- the pth gene encoding aminoacyl-tRNA hydrolase: MSRRLVVGLGNPGARYAATRHNVGFAVVDLLARSRGVSLARRKHDALCAEVAIDGCDVVLIEPQTYMNRSGTAVAAFVQETGVQPTEMLVVHDDLDLALGRIKLKRGGGTAGHRGLESIVEHLGTRDFDRLRIGIGRPAAGAEVVDFVLEPFSDEERKLIDERLEAAVDAVTAWCTLPLDVAMNRVNAPPAPTPPPAPREPA, translated from the coding sequence TTGTCACGGCGGCTGGTGGTCGGCCTCGGCAACCCGGGCGCGCGCTACGCGGCGACCCGGCACAACGTCGGCTTCGCGGTGGTCGACCTGCTGGCGCGCTCGCGCGGCGTGTCGCTCGCTCGCCGCAAGCACGACGCGCTTTGCGCCGAGGTGGCGATCGACGGTTGCGACGTCGTGCTCATCGAGCCGCAGACCTACATGAACCGGAGCGGCACGGCGGTCGCGGCCTTCGTGCAGGAGACGGGTGTCCAGCCGACCGAGATGCTGGTCGTGCACGACGACCTCGACCTCGCGCTCGGGCGCATCAAGCTGAAGCGCGGCGGCGGCACCGCCGGCCATCGTGGGCTCGAGTCGATCGTGGAGCACCTCGGGACGCGGGACTTCGACCGGCTGCGGATCGGGATCGGGCGCCCGGCGGCCGGAGCGGAGGTCGTCGACTTCGTGCTCGAGCCCTTCTCGGACGAGGAGCGGAAGCTGATCGACGAGCGCCTCGAGGCCGCGGTCGACGCCGTCACCGCCTGGTGCACGTTGCCCCTCGACGTCGCGATGAACCGGGTCAACGCCCCGCCGGCGCCGACCCCGCCGCCCGCGCCGCGCGAGCCCGCGTGA
- the rpsF gene encoding 30S ribosomal protein S6: MRSYESLIAYHPDLGEAAIKEQIERVKQIITGNGGEVTQAVEWGLRDLAYRIQKQRRAFYVIVTFKGTGATVSELERNLRISENVLRYMTTQVDPNRPPLELHKPRREATEGEREEGAEAGESGGAEQAAEGAAEAEAEGESPEVG, from the coding sequence ATGCGTTCCTACGAGTCACTGATCGCTTATCACCCGGATCTCGGCGAGGCCGCGATCAAGGAGCAGATCGAGCGGGTGAAGCAGATCATCACCGGCAACGGTGGTGAGGTGACCCAAGCGGTCGAGTGGGGTCTGCGCGACCTGGCGTATCGCATCCAGAAGCAGCGTCGCGCCTTCTACGTGATCGTGACGTTCAAGGGGACGGGCGCGACCGTGTCCGAGCTCGAGCGCAACCTGCGCATCTCCGAGAACGTGCTGCGCTACATGACGACGCAGGTCGATCCGAACCGTCCGCCGCTCGAGCTGCACAAGCCGCGTCGCGAAGCGACCGAGGGCGAGCGCGAGGAGGGCGCGGAGGCCGGCGAGTCCGGGGGAGCGGAGCAGGCCGCAGAGGGCGCTGCGGAGGCCGAGGCCGAGGGCGAGTCGCCCGAGGTCGGCTGA
- a CDS encoding inositol monophosphatase family protein, whose amino-acid sequence MGSTEIRNVRRARKAAWPEPPRKSFDAVCEPADVARARRRSLRTSVASSPEELLRVAAETAREAGRLIRERYAVPRTIGTKSATVDLVTDTDRAAERLVMARLARAFPGHARLGEESGFVRGEAADGERICWVVDPLDGTTNFAHGVPHFAVSIAAVRLPDDVADPSDAASFPARRAMPVAAAVYDPMRDELFTAATDSLATCNGAPISVSATPELDAALVATGFPYDRRERAEFYLSFWRRMLVATRDIRRIGAAALDLAWVACGRLDGFWEWNLHPWDVAAGSLIVRQAGGRVTDFLGDEPGVEARQTLASNGRIHEQLLREMRELVARTP is encoded by the coding sequence TTGGGGAGCACCGAGATACGAAACGTCCGCCGGGCGCGCAAGGCGGCGTGGCCGGAACCGCCCCGGAAATCGTTCGACGCTGTCTGCGAACCGGCCGACGTTGCCCGCGCGCGGCGGCGCTCGCTAAGGACGTCCGTGGCGTCGTCACCGGAGGAGCTCCTGCGCGTCGCGGCCGAGACGGCCCGCGAGGCCGGTCGGCTGATCCGCGAGCGCTATGCGGTTCCGCGGACCATCGGCACCAAGTCCGCGACCGTCGATCTGGTGACCGACACGGATCGCGCGGCCGAGCGCCTGGTCATGGCGCGGCTCGCCCGCGCCTTCCCGGGGCACGCGCGGCTCGGCGAGGAATCGGGCTTCGTGCGGGGCGAGGCCGCGGACGGCGAGCGGATCTGCTGGGTGGTCGACCCGCTCGACGGCACCACCAACTTCGCGCACGGCGTGCCGCACTTCGCGGTGTCGATCGCCGCGGTCCGCCTACCCGACGACGTGGCCGACCCCTCCGACGCCGCGAGCTTCCCTGCCCGCCGGGCGATGCCGGTCGCGGCGGCGGTCTACGACCCGATGCGCGACGAGCTCTTCACGGCGGCCACGGACTCCCTGGCCACCTGCAACGGCGCCCCGATCTCGGTGTCCGCGACGCCCGAGCTCGATGCCGCGCTGGTCGCGACCGGATTTCCCTACGACCGGCGCGAGCGGGCCGAGTTCTACCTCTCCTTCTGGCGGCGGATGCTCGTCGCGACGCGCGACATCCGGCGGATCGGCGCCGCGGCCCTCGACCTCGCCTGGGTCGCCTGCGGCCGTCTCGACGGCTTCTGGGAGTGGAACCTCCACCCGTGGGACGTCGCCGCGGGCTCGCTGATCGTCCGCCAGGCGGGCGGTCGGGTGACCGATTTCCTGGGCGACGAGCCGGGCGTCGAGGCGCGCCAGACGCTCGCCAGCAATGGGCGAATCCACGAGCAGCTGCTACGCGAGATGCGTGAACTGGTCGCCCGTACGCCGTGA